A region from the Rosa rugosa chromosome 6, drRosRugo1.1, whole genome shotgun sequence genome encodes:
- the LOC133714421 gene encoding protein cornichon homolog 4-like, giving the protein MEMLWTWLLSIFFILTLLCLVGYQLMCLMDLEDDYINSYDSSSRINRTVLPEFIVQGVFCVILFITRHWFMLPLALPHLYYNVNSYMKGQHLADVTEIYNLLSWEKKQRIFKIAYLFILAILSLFGLFWSIGDE; this is encoded by the coding sequence ATGGAGATGCTATGGACATGGCTTTTGAGTatcttcttcatcttaactctcTTATGCCTTGTGGGCTATCAGCTCATGTGCCTAATGGACCTCGAAGACGATTACATCAACTCATATGATTCATCATCTCGGATAAACCGTACTGTTTTGCCAGAGTTTATCGTTCAAGGAGTTTTCTGCGTCATTCTTTTTATAACGAGACATTGGTTTATGCTTCCATTGGCTCTCCCGCACCTATATTATAACGTCAATTCGTACATGAAGGGGCAGCACTTGGCAGATGTGACTGAGATCTACAACCTGCTGAGCTGGGAGAAAAAACAACGCATCTTCAAGATTGCCTATCTGTTCATCCTGGCCATCCTCTCTCTATTCGGGTTGTTTTGGAGCATTGGAGATGAATAA
- the LOC133718185 gene encoding uncharacterized protein LOC133718185, with protein sequence MDTPCYKKAGRGIHQERNTVEIFGIILSRLSLKDAVATSSLCKEFRYMWRSIDSLDFDAAEILRGFLAEKDREVRDRKTLDYVNWVTRVVRQLKEEDGNLKLFRACFCRIDERYRSEVDEWVQFAMTRRVEVLVLEFLAGCSANFYLFPHKLTGFDSLKALELEFVDVTQDTLDDLVRNSPSLERLRVSFTHSLIKVALIGNRNRPVALKSLVMSRNRHLKAIEIRNAPLLALLSYVGHPIDVVVENVPLLSEANLSYRSSNKDCIALPFSQLSSCISQLHTLMMDIHCMDVKVYKENHEIPALPNLKCFDLVVYADKCWDSLRMLTSFLKAFPRLGTLVLKMEFLDSYFSCDPRTSYIPRYGEKVTTYPHRYLKVLEIVRYRHRLNAVEHVRHVIETAIALEKIVINPVHWEFHHTGADRRKEHALMEEVARKGAVDMLKKEVPSTIEFVVL encoded by the exons ATGGACACCCCCTGCTACAAAAAGGCCGGCCGGGGAATTCATCAGGAGAGGAATACAGTTGAAATCTTTGGTATTATCTTGTCCCGGTTGTCACTAAAGGATGCAGTGGCTACTAGCAGCCTTTGTAAGGAATTTCGATATATGTGGAGGTCTATTGACTCGCTAGATTTTGATGCGGCTGAAATCCTACGGGGATTCTTGGCGGAGAAGGACCGGGAAGTGAGAGACCGGAAAACCCTTGATTATGTAAACTGGGTTACTCGTGTCGTGAGACAGCTTAAGGAGGAGGATGGCAATTTGAAACTTTTCAGGGCTTGTTTTTGTCGAATCGATGAGAGGTATAGGAGTGAAGTTGATGAATGGGTTCAGTTTGCGATGACAAGGAGGGTTGAAGTTCTGGTATTGGAATTTCTGGCAGGTTGTTCTGCTAACTTTTACCTCTTTCCACACAAGTTAACAGGCTTTGACAGCCTCAAGGCTCTAGAATTGGAATTTGTGGATGTGACACAAGATACCCTCGACGACTTGGTGCGTAACTCCCCTAGTCTTGAGAGGTTAAGGGTGTCGTTTACCCATTCTTTGATCAAGGTAGCGTTAATTGGCAATCGGAACCGCCCCGTTGCACTCAAGTCTCTGGTGATGAGTCGTAATCGGCACCTAAAAGCAATTGAGATTCGTAATGCCCCTCTCCTGGCTTTACTGTCATATGTTGGGCATCCTATAGATGTGGTTGTTGAGAATGTACCACTATTGAGTGAGGCCAACCTTTCCTACCGTTCATCCAACAAAGATTGCATCGCACTCCCTTTCAGCCAGCTTTCATCTTGTATTTCTCAGCTGCACACTCTCATGATGGACATCCATTGCATGGACGTGAAGGTCTATAAGGAGAATCATGAAATCCCTGCATTACCAAATCTCAAGTGTTTTGATTTGGTAGTTTATGCAGATAAATGCTGGGATAGTCTTCGTATGTTGACCTCTTTCCTCAAGGCATTCCCTCGTTTGGGCACTCTTGTGTTGAAG ATGGAATTCTTAGATTCTTATTTTAGTTGTGATCCACGCACATCATACATACCGAGATATGGAGAGAAAGTTACCACATACCCACATCGTTACCTAAAGGTATTAGAAATAGTAAGGTATCGCCATCGTTTAAATGCTGTGGAACATGTGAGACACGTGATAGAGACTGCTATTGCTCTGGAGAAAATTGTTATTAATCCTGTTCATTGGGAATTTCATCATACTGGAGCTGATAGGAGAAAAGAACATGCCTTGATGGAGGAAGTTGCAAGAAAAGGTGCTGTGGACATGCTGAAAAAAGAAGTGCCTTCAACAATAGAATTCGTGGTTTTGTAG
- the LOC133716855 gene encoding uncharacterized protein LOC133716855 encodes MRRSIASLGGFLVKSRGFSTSSSPEKIVASVLFERLPVVIPKIDPIVYAFQEFSFRWRQQYRRRYPDELLDKSNARGKGDYQIDYVPAPRITEADKQNDRKSLQRALDRRLYLLIYGNTHGSPNGKPVWHFPEKVYESEETLRKCAESALQSVLGDLSHTYFVGNAPMGHIAMESSENVTDSPSFKQFFFKSQVIATNKLKIGKCEDFVWVTKDELMEYFPEKAEFLSKMIIS; translated from the exons ATGCGGAGGTCGATTGCGAGTCTGGGTGGGTTCCTCGTCAAAAGCCGAGGGTTTAGCACGAGCTCGTCGCCGGAGAAAATCGTCGCGTCCGTACTCTTCGAGAGGCTGCCGGTTGTTATTCCCAAAATCGACCCAATCGTCTATGCATTTCAGGAGTTCTC GTTTCGGTGGCGACAGCAATATCGACGCAGATATCCGGATGAGCTTTTAGATAAGTCTAATGCTAG GGGAAAAGGAGACTACCAAATTGATTATGTACCGGCTCCACGGATCACTGAAGCTGACAAACAAAATGATAGAAA GTCATTGCAGAGAGCACTTGACAGAAGACTTTATCTTCTTATCTATGGTAACACACATGGATCTCCGAATGGAAAGCCAGTCTGGCATTTTCCAGAAAAAGTGTACGAGTCTGAGGAGACATTGCGGAAG TGTGCAGAATCTGCATTACAGTCTGTCCTAGGTGATCTGTCCCACACATATTTTGTTGGAAATGCTCCCATGGGACATATTGCAATGGAGTCATCAGAGAATGTGACCGACTCTCCATCTTTCAAG CAATTCTTTTTCAAGTCTCAAGTGATTGCAACAAACAAGTTAAAAATTGGGAAGTGTGAGGATTTTGTTTGGGTGACCAAGGATGAATTGATGGAATATTTTCCTGAGAAAGCTGAGTTCCTCAGCAAGATGATCATTAGCTGA
- the LOC133717270 gene encoding THO complex subunit 4B-like — protein sequence MNRNAYRTAPYPTLPEMQGQPGPRRIELPLALSQAMNREGGTKLYISNLDYDVTNRDIELLFSEVGELERHSIHYDKSGRSKGTAEVVYKHHSDALAAIERYNNQHLDGKKVEIKLVGLNVVSSVPLLLPPNTNFLQEHPSPVFQRLGRAGSRGSFHGHGGVGLERGRGQVRNGGPKVTTESQQWKNVTAENQQRKNVITESVNRKKTFYGDTTVTFEDLDADLEKYCLKGRPVN from the exons ATGAACCGCAACGCCTACAGAACGGCGCCGTATCCCACTCTGCCG GAAATGCAAGGACAGCCTGGACCCAGAAGGATTGAGCTGCCATTGGCTTTGAGCCAAGCGATGAACAGAGAGGGAGGCACCAAGCTTTATATATCTAACTTGGACTATGATGTTACCAATAGAGATATAGAG TTGCTCTTCTCTGAGGTTGGTGAGTTGGAAAGGCACTCAATCCATTATGATAAAAGTGGAAGATCTAAG GGAACAGCTGAAGTTGTCTATAAGCACCATTCAGATGCTCTAGCAGCAATCGAGAGATATAACAATCAGCACCTTGATGGAAAGAAAGTGGAAATTAAGCTTGTGGGACTCAATGTTGTTTCTTCTGTTCCTCTGCTTCTGCCTCCAAATACAAATTTCTTGCAAGAACATCCAAGTCCCGTCTTCCAGAG GCTAGGAAGAGCTGGTTCAAGGGGATCGTTTCATGGTCATGGTGGTGTTGGACTTGAAAGAGGCCGTGGACAGGTGAGAAATGGTGGTCCGAAGGTTACTACAGAATCTCAGCAATGGAAGAATGTGACTGCAGAAAATCAGCAAAGGAAGAATGTGATTACAGAATCTGTTAACAGGAAGAAAACATTTTATGGAGATACAACTGTGACTTTTGAAGATCTGGATGCTGATTTGGAGAAATACTGCCTAAAAGGTAGGCCGGTAAACTGA